A single window of Bos javanicus breed banteng chromosome 19, ARS-OSU_banteng_1.0, whole genome shotgun sequence DNA harbors:
- the CBX4 gene encoding E3 SUMO-protein ligase CBX4 isoform X1: MSSCAAAARAQLSQRAQAGSWGGRGQRRAAGLCRTSGGGGGGGAGGRGSSAGAAAGRRREPAASAAAPAARAPARSGSAMELPAVGEHVFAVESIEKKRIRKGRVEYLVKWRGWSPKYNTWEPEENILDPRLLIAFQNRERQEQLMGYRKRGPKPKPLVVQVPTFARRSNVLTGLQDSSADNRAKLELGGQGKGQGHQYELNSKKHHQYQPHSKERAGKPPPPGKSGKYYYQLNSKKHHPYQPDPKMYDLQYQGGHKEAPSPTCPDLGSKSHPPDKWPHGGGAKGYLGAVKPLAGTAGAPGKGSEKGPPNGMTPAPKEAVTGNGIGGKMKIVKNKNKNGRIVIVMSKYMENGMQAVKIKSGEAAEGEARSPSHKKRAAEERHPPADRTFKKAAGAEEKKAETPSKRREEEAPGTGDPQSQDAGSRKLSPTKEAFSEQPLQLTTKPDLLAWDPARSTHPPSHHHHHHHHHHHHHAVDLNLSHARKRCLSETHSEREPCKKRLTARSISTPTCLGGSPAAERPADVPPAAALPQPEVILLDSDLDEPIDLRCVKTRSEAGEPPSALPVKPEAPATAAVAAAPATAAEKPPTEAQDEPEEPLSEFKPFFGNIIITDVTANCLTVTFKEYVTV; encoded by the exons ATGAGTTCTTGTGCAGCCGCGGCCCGGGCTCAGTTGTCTCAGCGAGCGCAAGCCGGGAGCTGGGGCGGGCGCGGGCAGCGGCGGGCGGCCGGGCTGTGCAGGAcgagtggcggcggcggcggcggcggcgcgggcggcAGGGGCTCCTCGGCCGGGGCGGCAGCGGGGCGCCGGCGGGAGCCAGCAGCGTCTGCAGCCGCGCCGGCCGCCCGCGCCCCGGCGCGCTCCGGTTCGGCCATGGAGCTGCCAGCTGTTGGCGAGCACGTCTTCGCGGTGGAGAGCATCGAGAAGAAGCGGATCCGCAAG GGCAGAGTGGAGTATCTGGTGAAATGGAGAGGCTGGTCCCCCAA ATATAACACGTGGGAACCCGAGGAGAACATCCTGGATCCCCGGCTGCTGATCGCCTTCCAGAACAG GGAACGGCAGGAGCAGCTGATGGGATACCGGAAGAGAGGGCCGAAGCCCAAACCGCTGGTGGTGCAG GTACCTACCTTTGCCCGTCGTTCCAATGTGCTGACTGGACTCCAGGACTCCTCCGCTGACAACCGCGCCAAGTTGGAGCTGGGCGGTCAGGGCAAGGGCCAGGGGCACCAATACGAGCTCAACAGCAAGAAGCACCACCAGTACCAGCCGCACAGCAAGGAGCGAGCGGGCAAGCCCCCACCGCCAGGCAAGAGCGGTAAATACTACTACCAGCTCAACAGCAAAAAGCACCACCCCTACCAGCCGGACCCCAAAATGTATGACCTGCAGTACCAGGGCGGCCACAAGGAGGCGCCCAGTCCCACCTGCCCGGACCTAGGCTCCAAGAGCCACCCGCCCGATAAGTGGCCCCACGGCGGGGGAGCCAAGGGCTACCTGGGAGCCGTGAAGCCCCTGGCCGGTACGGCCGGGGCTCCAGGCAAGGGCTCCGAGAAGGGTCCCCCCAACGGGATGACGCCGGCCCCCAAGGAGGCAGTGACGGGCAatgggattgggggcaagatgaAGATCGTCAAAAACAAGAACAAGAACGGCCGCATCGTGATCGTGATGAGCAAGTACATGGAGAACGGCATGCAGGCGGTGAAGATCAAGTCCGGGGAGGCAGCCGAGGGCGAGGCGCGTTCCCCCAGCCACAAGAAACGGGCTGCTGAGGAGCGTCACCCCCCGGCAGACAGGACTTTCAAAAAGGCCGCGGGGGCGGAGGAGAAGAAGGCGGAAACGCCCTccaagaggagggaggaggaggcgcCGGGGACCGGGGACCCGCAGTCCCAAGATGCCGGCTCTCGCAAGCTCTCCCCGACCAAGGAGGCCTTCAGCGAGCAGCCTCTGCAACTCACTACCAAGCCCGACCTGCTGGCCTGGGACCCGGCCCGCAGCACACACCCGCcctcccaccatcaccaccaccaccaccaccaccaccatcaccacgcCGTCGACCTAAATCTCTCCCATGCGCGCAAGCGCTGCCTCTCCGAGACCCACAGCGAGCGAGAACCCTGCAAGAAGCGTCTGACGGCGCGCAGCATCAGCACCCCCACCTGCCTGGGGGGCAGCCCCGCCGCGGAGCGCCCTGCGGACGTGCCCCCCGCCGCCGCCCTCCCGCAACCGGAGGTCATCCTGCTGGACTCAGACCTAGACGAACCCATAGACTTGCGCTGCGTCAAGACGCGCAGCGAGGCCGGGGAGCCGCCCAGCGCCCTGCCGGTGAAGCCTGAGGCGCCCGCGACCGCGGCGGTGGCTGCTGCGCCGGCAACAGCGGCCGAGAAGCCCCCGACCGAGGCCCAGGACGAACCCGAGGAGCCACTGAGCGAGTTCAAGCCCTTCTTTGGGAATATAATTATCACCGACGTCACCGCGAACTGCCTCACCGTCACGTTCAAGGAGTACGTGACGGTGTAG
- the CBX4 gene encoding E3 SUMO-protein ligase CBX4 isoform X2, giving the protein MSSCAAAARAQLSQRAQAGSWGGRGQRRAAGLCRTSGGGGGGGAGGRGSSAGAAAGRRREPAASAAAPAARAPARSGSAMELPAVGEHVFAVESIEKKRIRKGRVEYLVKWRGWSPKERQEQLMGYRKRGPKPKPLVVQVPTFARRSNVLTGLQDSSADNRAKLELGGQGKGQGHQYELNSKKHHQYQPHSKERAGKPPPPGKSGKYYYQLNSKKHHPYQPDPKMYDLQYQGGHKEAPSPTCPDLGSKSHPPDKWPHGGGAKGYLGAVKPLAGTAGAPGKGSEKGPPNGMTPAPKEAVTGNGIGGKMKIVKNKNKNGRIVIVMSKYMENGMQAVKIKSGEAAEGEARSPSHKKRAAEERHPPADRTFKKAAGAEEKKAETPSKRREEEAPGTGDPQSQDAGSRKLSPTKEAFSEQPLQLTTKPDLLAWDPARSTHPPSHHHHHHHHHHHHHAVDLNLSHARKRCLSETHSEREPCKKRLTARSISTPTCLGGSPAAERPADVPPAAALPQPEVILLDSDLDEPIDLRCVKTRSEAGEPPSALPVKPEAPATAAVAAAPATAAEKPPTEAQDEPEEPLSEFKPFFGNIIITDVTANCLTVTFKEYVTV; this is encoded by the exons ATGAGTTCTTGTGCAGCCGCGGCCCGGGCTCAGTTGTCTCAGCGAGCGCAAGCCGGGAGCTGGGGCGGGCGCGGGCAGCGGCGGGCGGCCGGGCTGTGCAGGAcgagtggcggcggcggcggcggcggcgcgggcggcAGGGGCTCCTCGGCCGGGGCGGCAGCGGGGCGCCGGCGGGAGCCAGCAGCGTCTGCAGCCGCGCCGGCCGCCCGCGCCCCGGCGCGCTCCGGTTCGGCCATGGAGCTGCCAGCTGTTGGCGAGCACGTCTTCGCGGTGGAGAGCATCGAGAAGAAGCGGATCCGCAAG GGCAGAGTGGAGTATCTGGTGAAATGGAGAGGCTGGTCCCCCAA GGAACGGCAGGAGCAGCTGATGGGATACCGGAAGAGAGGGCCGAAGCCCAAACCGCTGGTGGTGCAG GTACCTACCTTTGCCCGTCGTTCCAATGTGCTGACTGGACTCCAGGACTCCTCCGCTGACAACCGCGCCAAGTTGGAGCTGGGCGGTCAGGGCAAGGGCCAGGGGCACCAATACGAGCTCAACAGCAAGAAGCACCACCAGTACCAGCCGCACAGCAAGGAGCGAGCGGGCAAGCCCCCACCGCCAGGCAAGAGCGGTAAATACTACTACCAGCTCAACAGCAAAAAGCACCACCCCTACCAGCCGGACCCCAAAATGTATGACCTGCAGTACCAGGGCGGCCACAAGGAGGCGCCCAGTCCCACCTGCCCGGACCTAGGCTCCAAGAGCCACCCGCCCGATAAGTGGCCCCACGGCGGGGGAGCCAAGGGCTACCTGGGAGCCGTGAAGCCCCTGGCCGGTACGGCCGGGGCTCCAGGCAAGGGCTCCGAGAAGGGTCCCCCCAACGGGATGACGCCGGCCCCCAAGGAGGCAGTGACGGGCAatgggattgggggcaagatgaAGATCGTCAAAAACAAGAACAAGAACGGCCGCATCGTGATCGTGATGAGCAAGTACATGGAGAACGGCATGCAGGCGGTGAAGATCAAGTCCGGGGAGGCAGCCGAGGGCGAGGCGCGTTCCCCCAGCCACAAGAAACGGGCTGCTGAGGAGCGTCACCCCCCGGCAGACAGGACTTTCAAAAAGGCCGCGGGGGCGGAGGAGAAGAAGGCGGAAACGCCCTccaagaggagggaggaggaggcgcCGGGGACCGGGGACCCGCAGTCCCAAGATGCCGGCTCTCGCAAGCTCTCCCCGACCAAGGAGGCCTTCAGCGAGCAGCCTCTGCAACTCACTACCAAGCCCGACCTGCTGGCCTGGGACCCGGCCCGCAGCACACACCCGCcctcccaccatcaccaccaccaccaccaccaccaccatcaccacgcCGTCGACCTAAATCTCTCCCATGCGCGCAAGCGCTGCCTCTCCGAGACCCACAGCGAGCGAGAACCCTGCAAGAAGCGTCTGACGGCGCGCAGCATCAGCACCCCCACCTGCCTGGGGGGCAGCCCCGCCGCGGAGCGCCCTGCGGACGTGCCCCCCGCCGCCGCCCTCCCGCAACCGGAGGTCATCCTGCTGGACTCAGACCTAGACGAACCCATAGACTTGCGCTGCGTCAAGACGCGCAGCGAGGCCGGGGAGCCGCCCAGCGCCCTGCCGGTGAAGCCTGAGGCGCCCGCGACCGCGGCGGTGGCTGCTGCGCCGGCAACAGCGGCCGAGAAGCCCCCGACCGAGGCCCAGGACGAACCCGAGGAGCCACTGAGCGAGTTCAAGCCCTTCTTTGGGAATATAATTATCACCGACGTCACCGCGAACTGCCTCACCGTCACGTTCAAGGAGTACGTGACGGTGTAG